From Oncorhynchus kisutch isolate 150728-3 unplaced genomic scaffold, Okis_V2 scaffold2890, whole genome shotgun sequence, a single genomic window includes:
- the LOC116370999 gene encoding lipopolysaccharide-induced tumor necrosis factor-alpha factor homolog has protein sequence MDPPSYNAQSEAPRYPPAPTAIVTIPSLPPHQPTPTTPPPTYGEAVTMQTDPFPVLTPPTRQSLPSQAGFFLYQSTQTVNMETVQQHSPTVVIIQSEAVGPMGDAPCLTQCSNCHQRVTTVVTNRPGVAAWAMCGLLTLMGFICGCCLIPFLVAGFQDAHHSCPLCHAHLHIHTRM, from the exons ATGGACCCCCCGTCGTACAACGCTCAGTCCGAGGCCCCCCGCTATCCCCCCGCTCCCACCGCCATAGTAAccatcccctcccttcctccccaccaacCAACACCAACCACACCCCCACCCACTTACGGAGAAGCag TCACCATGCAGACGGACCCGTTTCCTGTCCTGACTCCGCCCACCAGGCAGTCACTACCCAGTCAGGCTGGCTTCTTCCTCTACCAATCAACACAAA ctgtCAACATGGAGACAGTGCAGCAGCATTCCCCGACGGTGGTGATCATCCAATCAGAGGCTGTGGGTCCGATGGGCGACGCCCCCTGTTTGAcacagtgttctaactgtcatcAGCGCGTCACGACGGTCGTCACCAACAGGCCTGGCGTGGCTGCGTGGGCCATGTGTGGCCTGCTGACACTCATGgg gTTCATCTGCGGATGCTGTCTGATCCCGTTCCTGGTCGCAGGGTTCCAGGACGCTCATCACTCCTGCCCGCTCTGCCACGCCCACCTCCACATACACACCAG GATGTGA